One Coffea arabica cultivar ET-39 chromosome 5e, Coffea Arabica ET-39 HiFi, whole genome shotgun sequence DNA segment encodes these proteins:
- the LOC113743275 gene encoding LOB domain-containing protein 4-like → MKESGRKQVGVVAGGSPCAACKLLRRRCSQECVFAPYFPADEPHKFASVHRVFGASNVNKMLQELPEHQRGDAVSAMVYEANARMRDPVYGCVSAISSLQNQVDLLQSQLALAQAQVLQMRISSSSSSSLIPMSQDQYYNSTTVPTDHNSAPPDHHHQNHSPTASRDHRHLEPISSHFNADTPPMMLDEGNIGDSLWSY, encoded by the exons atgaagGAGAGCGGTAGAAAACAAGTAGGTGTGGTGGCTGGGGGTTCCCCTTGCGCAGCATGCAAGCTTCTAAGGAGGAGATGTTCTCAGGAATGTGTATTTGCTCCCTACTTTCCAGCTGATGAGCCGCACAAGTTTGCCAGCGTCCATAGGGTGTTTGGTGCCAGCAATGTAAACAAGATGCTTCAG GAGCTGCCAGAGCATCAGCGAGGGGATGCAGTGAGTGCGATGGTGTACGAGGCAAACGCGAGGATGAGGGATCCAGTGTACGGGTGCGTGAGTGCTATATCTTCTCTACAAAACCAGGTTGACCTCCTGCAGTCTCAGTTGGCACTTGCACAGGCTCAAGTTCTCCAAATGCgaatctcctcctcctcctcctcctcgctGATACCTATGTCCCAGGATCAGTACTATAACAGTACCACTGTGCCCACTGATCACAACTCTGCGCCACctgatcatcatcatcagaaTCACTCTCCCACCGCGTCCAGGGATCATCGCCATCTTGAGCCCATCTCGTCCCATTTCAACGCCGATACGCCGCCCATGATGCTGGATGAGGGCAATATTGGGGATTCCTTGTGGTCGTACTAG
- the LOC113743286 gene encoding uncharacterized protein gives MASFSQFYYSDNYVCSDEFTTQLPTDHLITSSAITAPQLTLPFSSDMNGASVSSMVPFDSDISCSSTSSSSASSSSLSSIAAALSFPTAEPLGPSDTTHDPALVGPTSYATLSGSLFGISGNEGLSSGAANYCHQHDRAYDFGDQECGAPASNFWPLYPRAMTSDNWEIQGGVAQRMEEPTLKVSRYSAEERKDRILRYLKKRSQRNFNKTIKYACRKTLADKRVRVRGRFARNNECCEDDQTLVLVKTDSNLQQADSCYNIPVDDQIMKSYDEEWLQEAIASLMCYRIAPDNGLELPDKYLMN, from the exons aTGGCTTCCTTTTCTCAGTTTTACTACTCTGATAACTACGTGTGCTCTGATGAATTCACCACCCAGCTTCCAACCGATCACCTCATCACATCCTCCGCCATCACTGCTCCTCAACTAACCTTACCTTTCTCCTCCGACATGAATGGAGCATCAGTTAGTAGTATGGTCCCTTTTGATTCAGATATCAGCTGCTcctccacctcctcctcctccgcctCCTCATCATCCTTGTCGTCAATAGCAGCAGCATTATCATTCCCAACAGCTGAACCGCTTGGGCCTTCGGATACAACCCATGACCCAGCATTAGTAGGGCCCACTAGTTATGCTACATTATCAGGCAGCTTGTTTGGCATTTCCGGAAACGAAGGTTTGAGCAGTGGTGCCGCCAATTACTGCCACCAACATGATCGGGCATATGACTTTGGAGATCAAGAATGCGGCGCCCCGGCTTCGAACTTCTGGCCTCTCTATCCGCGGGCCATGACCTCCGACAATTGG GAAATTCAAGGCGGGGTAGCACAAAGGATGGAAGAGCCGACGTTGAAGGTCTCCCGGTATTCAGCTGAAGAGAGGAAAGACAGAATTCTCAGATATTTAAAGAAGAGAAGTCAAAGGAATTTCAACAAGACTATCAAG TATGCCTGTCGCAAAACCCTGGCTGACAAGAGGGTCCGTGTTCGTGGAAGATTTGCCAGGAATAATGAATGTTGCGAAGATGATCAAACGCTAGTACTGGTGAAGACAGATAGCAATCTTCAACAAGCAGATTCATGCTACAACATTCCTGTCGACGACCAG ATCATGAAATCCTATGACGAGGAATGGCTGCAGGAGGCTATTGCCAGCCTTATGTGTTATCGTATAGCGCCGGATAATGGACTGGAGCTTCCGGACAAGTACTTGATGAACTAG
- the LOC113688611 gene encoding uncharacterized protein At4g15545-like codes for MSSSEGGRGSPDFYLPDEILSVIPTDPYDQLDLARKITSMAIASRVTKLESELGRLRQKLYDKDRRVVDLEDKLSQLQHAYQETDLRLKITLDDNMKLTKERDSLALAAKKLSRDLAKLETFKRQLMQSLNDDNSSQADTVDIGTYDQSVPKACPAKDEEVNGYTTQHYSSSGTDTASISDDASKQSGLKFSMTPYLSPRLTPTATPKIVSASVSPGRYSAAGSPQKTSGATSPTKSQYEVRGSLSSWYPSSQQSSAANSPPRGRPMPARTPRIDGKEFFRQARSRLSYEQFSAFLANIKELNAQKQSREETLRKAEQIFGMDNKDLYLSFQGLLNRNVQ; via the exons ATGTCGAGCAGCGAGGGCGGTCGTGGGTCGCCGGACTTCTATCTACCGGACGAGATATTATCGGTCATTCCCACCGACCCCTACGACCAATTAGATCTGGCCCGCAAGATTACGTCCATGGCCATTGCCTCCCGGGTCACCAAGCTGGAGTCTGAACTGGGGAGGCTTCGCCAGAAGCTCTACGACAAGGACCGCCGGGTTGTGGACCTCGAGGATAAGCTTTCTCAGCTCCAGCACGCTTATCAGGAGACCGACTTGCGTCTCAAAATCACTCTCGACGACAAT ATGAAGCTGACAAAGGAGAGGGATTCCTTGGCCCTAGCCGCCAAGAAGCTGAGCCGTGACTTGGCCAAG TTGGAGACATTCAAGAGGCAGTTGATGCAGTCACTTAATGATGACAATTCATCT CAAGCTGACACTGTTGATATTGGGACTTATGACCAATCAGTTCCAAAAGCCTGTCCTGCAAAAG ATGAGGAGGTGAATGGCTACACAACACAACATTATTCTTCCTCTGGAACAGATACTGCAAGCATTTCTGATGATG CCTCGAAACAAAGTGGGTTGAAATTTTCTATGACACCGTATTTATCTCCACGTCTTACTCCTACTGCAACTCCAAAAATCGTCTCTGCTAGTGTGTCCCCTGGGAGGTATTCCGCTGCAGGATCCCCTCAAAAAACTTCTGGTGCTACCTCTCCAACTAAAAGCCAATATGAAGTGCGGGGTTCACTATCATCATGGTACCCATCAAGCCAGCAGTCATCAGCAGCAAACTCTCCCCCTCGTGGTCGCCCTATGCCAG CTCGCACTCCTCGAATTGATGGAAAAGAGTTCTTTCGTCAAGCAAG GAGCCGTCTATCCTATGAGCAGTTCAGTGCATTTCTGGCCAACATAAAGGAACTAAATGCGCAAAAGCAATCCCGTGAG GAAACTTTGAGGAAAGCGGAACAGATTTTTGGTATGGATAACAAAGATCTATACCTATCTTTTCAAGGTTTGCTAAATCGAAACGTACAATAG
- the LOC113743472 gene encoding uncharacterized protein → MASTSSSTNKNGVGVMNVNNKIERAHQMYREGKYQEALVYYTEALSAAKSIPQQIALHSNRAACFLKLHNFKKAAEECTWVLELDHNHTGALMLRAQTLVTLKEYNSALFDVNRLIDLNPSSEVYQNLQARLKTQLSLAPIPEDDAELEEDEDDTELQVDKEVKERKALEECEDGVEQVTEAVVPDEQKAESCGVTARGEVAAQNSAVGKLSEQDSSGWQAIPKPKGHSQLDYSRWDRVADESSEDDDDDSDNDSQPQYRFRVRTVGVRAVK, encoded by the exons ATGGCATCGACGAGTAGTAGTACCAATAAAAATGGGGTGGGGGTGATGAACGTGAATAATAAGATCGAGAGAGCTCATCAAATGTATAGAGAAGGTAAGTACCAGGAAGCTTTAGTTTATTACACCGAAGCGCTTTCCGCCGCCAAGTCCATACCCCAACAAATCGCTCTCCACAGCAATCGGGCCGCCTGTTTTCTCAAACTCCACAACTTCAAGAAG GCTGCTGAAGAATGCACCTGGGTGCTTGAGCTTGATCACAATCACACTGGAGCATTGATGTTGCGTGCTCAGACGTTAGTCACTCTAAAGGAGTACAACTCAGCTCTTTTTGACGTCAATAGGCTCATTGACTTAAACCCTTCATCAGAAGTTTATCAGAATCTTCAGGCCCGATTAAAGACACAATTG TCCCTTGCTCCCATCCCTGAAGATGATGCAGAgcttgaagaagatgaagatgatacagaACTGCAGGTGGACAAGGaggtaaaagaaagaaaagcattgGAGGAATGTGAAGATGGAGTAGAGCAAGTTACAGAGGCGGTAGTTCCTGACGAGCAAAAGGCTGAGAGTTGTGGGGTTACTGCCAGAGGGGAAGTCGCTGCTCAGAATAGTGCCGTTGGTAAGTTATCCGAACAAGATTCCTCTGGGTGGCAAGCTATCCCAAAACCGAAAGGACACTCACAACTTGACTACTCAAGGTGGGATAGAGTTGCAGATGAATCTAGCGAAGATGATGACGACGATAGCGACAATGATTCTCAGCCCCAGTATAGATTCCGAGTGAGAACAGTTGGCGTGCGTGCGGTAAAGTAA